TGAGTCGGAGGGAGGTCTCGAAAAATATCATGAGCATGGTGCTACCTATACTCATGCAGTGCTGGAAGCGTCTGTGTTTGAAACGCAAGATTTGAAGTGTTATGTGCCAAAAGAGATTGGTATATATTTCAGTGAAAGCGGCATTGATCAAAACCGCTTAACCGAAGAGTGGTTGTTGATATCTGAAAATAAAACTAAGGTTGATGAAGATGTATATACAGCGCATGCTTACAAGGTTTGGCTATACGCACTGATTAATCAATCAAGTGAATTAGAAGGCCAAGCGGTGCGCGCGCTACGCAAAAGCAATGAGCATAAGCAGCCTTATCAGCGTCAACTCCAAAGCTATACTATTCCTGATGCTGAAACTATCCGCCGCGATGGCGTTAAAGTTGTCCTATATGTTAGTGGCCTTGAAAAAGTGGGCTATCAAGCTAATATGTGGATTCCTGTTCTGGAACGATTAAGCAAGCCAGCTGCGATTGTTGTGCGTGAGAAGCGCATAGCAGAAGAGTTGATTTCTACACAATTACCTATTTATTTTATGAGGACAATGCGTGACGTTGAGTGTTTAGAAGAAGCTGATGTTGAAACTATTTTATATCCTGCTAATACACAAAAAAATATTCACACGCTGCGTTTTCATCGTATGCAACACTATTTTATTAACCACGGCGAAAGCGATAAAGTAGTTAATCAAAGTAAGTTTTTAATGGCCTATGATAAATTATTAGTTGCTGGCCCACTGGCTGAGCGCAGGCTCAGAGAAGCTGGGTTGCCTCTACGTGATAATCAAGTGGTGCACGTGGGTCGCCCCCAAGTTGAGCTGCTGTTAGATAGGGTAGATAGCCCATGTGTTGATATTAAAACAATACTCTATGCCCCTACATGGGAAGGCTTTGTGGAAGAGGCAAATTATTCATCAGTTAGCGAGTTTGGCTACAATTTACTCAAGAGACTCGCTGCAAGTGAAAGTCTTGAAGTTTTATTCAAACCTCATCCTTATACTGGTTACAATAAAAATGATAATAAAGGTTACTATCTGAAAGAGATGATTGCTCTATGCAATAGCAAAGATAATTTGCATTATATTGACTCATCTGAAGGCATACATAAGTATATGAATCAGTCAGACATGCTGATCACAGATATATCAAGCGTGCTGAATGATTATTTATATACGCAGAAACCACTCGCCTTATGTAATGTTCAATGCCTTAGTCTTGAGGAGATGAAGCAACAGTTTCCGTCGTCGAAGGCTGCTTATGTTTTAAACGATAGTGATGAAATTATACCCACTTTAGAGGGGATGATTGATGGCGATGAGAAATTTAATGATCGAAATTTAACACGTGCAGACTCTTTAGGTAGTTTCAATGAGGGGTATATGCGTCGCTTTGATGATGTAGTTACAGATCGTAATGAGGTTTAAAATGTCTTTAGTAACAGTTGCTATCACTGGCTATAATATCAGTGAATATGTGGAAACCGCTATTGATTCGATTTTGAATCAAACCTATAAAAATTTAGAAATAGTTTTTGTGGATGATGGTTCCAAAGATGACACCTTCAGAAAGGCTTGCCAACTTTTACAAGCTTATTCAAAGCGAGTGTTAGTTGCGCAGTATAATAAGGCAGCGGGGGGAGCTAGAAATACGGCAATTAATGTTTCAACTGGAAAGTACATTGTATTTCTCGATGGTGATGATTGGCTAGCCCCCGGTGCCGTTCAGGATTTAGTTGCTACTGCTGCTAAAAAACCTGTTCAAGCTGTATTTAGCGATAGAAACACTTACTATGATAAGACTGGAGTCTCAAAGCCGTCTATCCTTTTCAAGGAAAGAGTAGGTGTTGATATTAAAAAAATTCCTTATATTAAGAAGAGGATAGCTATCCATGGAAAACTTTTTGATAGAAAGTTCTTAGTTGATAATAATGTTTTCTTTCCAGAGAATATGAGTGTTGAAGATTTTGTTTTCTCATATGATTTTTTGGCTAAGGCTAGCTCGGTTTCTACTTTGCCAGTAGCAACTTATTTTTATAGAAAAAGGCAAGGAGGTAATAAGTCTTTAACTCAAGATAGACTTACGGAGTTCTCATTAACTAGTCGCTTTAAGCAAATTGAGATGACCCAAAAGATAGCTGCTACAGAAGGATTTAAAGAAAAATATCCTAATGTAAATGAGATGAAAACAAATTTTCAACACCGATTGATGCGACACATTGTTTGTTTGCCAAAAGAGCAGAATGTTGATTTGAAAGATAACGCTTTTGCTCTCATCAAGAAGTTTGTGAGTAAAAATGAGGAAGATATTTTTCAGAATGTAAGTGCAGGATGTGCTGAGGTTTATTCTGAAATATTATGTGCCTCTCAAAAAGTTGCATTAATTGCTATAGATAATTATGTAAAAAAAAGAATTCAGACTTCTAAACCACTGTTGAATTCTCTTCCAAAAAGTAAAGTTGGCGTTATTAATTTATTCTATTGGGATAAGAAGAAAAATTTTGGCGATAAAATTGGACCTTTTTTGGTGAAGCAGGCATCTGGTCGGCTAGTGCAAAATGTATTTCAGCAGCCAGATGAGGATCATGGATTATTAGTGGTTGGTTCGATAATTGGTATGCTAGACCGGCCGGGTCTTGATATTTGGGGGAGTGGCTTAATCCGACCTCTTTCTAAATCAAAAGCAGCTGAGTTAGCAAAGTTTGAACCTAGAATGATTTTGGCTGTACGTGGTTACAAGACCTATTCTGAATTGCGTCAAAAGCTTGGCTGGGATGTGCCTCGTGTATTTGGCGATCCTGCGTTACTGCTACCTAATTATCTTTCTAAGAATAAGAATAAATCGAAAACTTTAGGTAAAGTGT
This DNA window, taken from Vreelandella profundi, encodes the following:
- a CDS encoding CDP-glycerol glycerophosphotransferase family protein, which encodes MTSSFDSMVTTLKGWLPLKNPPSYTLGLQFFRKKAWKTAQQHFQKAVRERPKHPASHFKLGMCYFHQFDYTKASRSISKAVALAPEQVQWQEQQQQVKNKLKKINKPKVSENKVIANTSEPQALLTVIQLAALNAEYHKVVDLSRWVEELLGASKAHSISLKKIRHFACESALMSGDLNVFEESLLRLDEQDSARYRYSAIANYYRGNLQKAIDEFQLLITVSNSPDVIYWYSKVLVANGDKQLAWQLLENVARKSRRAATWQHLADLVDTLPQLQQYLMLLDEWCVKSSTARHHRDVAVATSKAAIAGGNGALARKVLHDSIEYHQKRQGGPSSVLPDDVKNVQDAGTPIWVTPFASVPYIALKSSRSARAKECLQSLMAVASKTASTPIALQYTLQWMLNDLRSDAPATLLFGVEATESLESFFESLVNQTFFIQQHREKNRLELSHTNGLSVTIVVFESEGGLEKYHEHGATYTHAVLEASVFETQDLKCYVPKEIGIYFSESGIDQNRLTEEWLLISENKTKVDEDVYTAHAYKVWLYALINQSSELEGQAVRALRKSNEHKQPYQRQLQSYTIPDAETIRRDGVKVVLYVSGLEKVGYQANMWIPVLERLSKPAAIVVREKRIAEELISTQLPIYFMRTMRDVECLEEADVETILYPANTQKNIHTLRFHRMQHYFINHGESDKVVNQSKFLMAYDKLLVAGPLAERRLREAGLPLRDNQVVHVGRPQVELLLDRVDSPCVDIKTILYAPTWEGFVEEANYSSVSEFGYNLLKRLAASESLEVLFKPHPYTGYNKNDNKGYYLKEMIALCNSKDNLHYIDSSEGIHKYMNQSDMLITDISSVLNDYLYTQKPLALCNVQCLSLEEMKQQFPSSKAAYVLNDSDEIIPTLEGMIDGDEKFNDRNLTRADSLGSFNEGYMRRFDDVVTDRNEV
- a CDS encoding glycosyltransferase; the protein is MSLVTVAITGYNISEYVETAIDSILNQTYKNLEIVFVDDGSKDDTFRKACQLLQAYSKRVLVAQYNKAAGGARNTAINVSTGKYIVFLDGDDWLAPGAVQDLVATAAKKPVQAVFSDRNTYYDKTGVSKPSILFKERVGVDIKKIPYIKKRIAIHGKLFDRKFLVDNNVFFPENMSVEDFVFSYDFLAKASSVSTLPVATYFYRKRQGGNKSLTQDRLTEFSLTSRFKQIEMTQKIAATEGFKEKYPNVNEMKTNFQHRLMRHIVCLPKEQNVDLKDNAFALIKKFVSKNEEDIFQNVSAGCAEVYSEILCASQKVALIAIDNYVKKRIQTSKPLLNSLPKSKVGVINLFYWDKKKNFGDKIGPFLVKQASGRLVQNVFQQPDEDHGLLVVGSIIGMLDRPGLDIWGSGLIRPLSKSKAAELAKFEPRMILAVRGYKTYSELRQKLGWDVPRVFGDPALLLPNYLSKNKNKSKTLGKVCMVPHYSHASLFSHLPESENLSVLSVKDDPLSVVNDIATSKVCISTSLHGIIVAHAYGVPWVWLRIADKVLVGDAFKFEDFFTVLNAGAVATCDVKEEQALLLSELEILKLAEKANLPKNKFDFTDLDDALKNYINS